One genomic segment of Plasmodium cynomolgi strain B DNA, chromosome 14, whole genome shotgun sequence includes these proteins:
- a CDS encoding calcium-dependent protein kinase 3 (putative) has product MTTRMVIRKGKESNFNNKVDMWALGIIIYILLGGYRPFYPCSRFEEKVTFHERYWFNISSEAKNFIQSLLQINPSKRLNVIEAIDHPW; this is encoded by the exons ATGACAACACGGATGGTTATACGAAAGGGGAAA gAGTCCAACTTTAACAACAAAGTTGACATGTGGGCACTAGGCATAATCATCTACATCCTTTTAGGAGGCTATAGGCCCTTTTACCCCTGTTCTAGGTTTGAG gAAAAGGTAACGTTCCACGAACGATACTGGTTTAATATATCCTCAGAAGCAAAGAACTTTATTCAGTCCCTCCTGCAGATTAACCCGTCGAAACGGCTGAACGTGATTGAGGCGATCGATCACCCATGGTAA
- a CDS encoding hypothetical protein (putative), whose product MYKRTLFVLSFALLNFIGAESKNVVSSFLSYLNSKINSTSEISKVVQMGDTMACLVSKENNNTHNECSCSFKKLKEFEKKCSSNFKKNQEDAKKCSEEPCEICCSLMNSNHVANSILDYEFFCKKKCARSSIISNLNEDDYKIVXKKLIEFIRIFYPSNVLNYYPIRKRASANYTNKPLDASITLENDFFKSPSFAKRQFGHMEKLSPKSNDNGRPK is encoded by the exons atgtataaacgAACCCTCTTTGTGCTAAGCTTCGCACTTTTGAACTTCATCGGTGCGGAGAGTAAAAATGtcgtttcttcctttttgtcctaCTTGAACTCCAAAATAAATTCGACAAGCGAAATATCGAAAGTGGTCCAAATGGGCGACACCATGGCGTGTCTAGTtagtaaagaaaataataacacGCATAACGAATGCTCTTGTTCGTTTAAAAAGCTgaaagaatttgaaaaaaaatgttcttccaattttaaaaaaaatcaagaaGACGCTAAAAAATGCTCTGAAGAACCTTGTGAAATTTGTTGTAGTTTAATGAATTCAAACCATGTAGCAAATTCTATCCTGGactatgaatttttttgcaaaaaaaagtgtgcacgATCGAGCATTATTTCAAATTTGAATGAAGATGATTATAAAATAGTTTNTAAAAAGTTAATTGAATTTATTcgtattttttatccttccaATGTGCTTAATTATTACCCCATTCGGAAAAGGGCCTCCGCGAATTACACGAATAAACCACTGGACGCAAGTATCACATTggaaaatgattttttcaaatcgCCATCTTTTGCGAAGCGGCAGTTTGGGcacatggaaaaattgtCTCC AAAATCAAACGATAATGGACGACCTAAGTGA
- a CDS encoding ATP synthase epsilon chain mitochondrial (putative), translated as MWKAANVSYTRYASEMADILRKCLKDPYSDIALERSKMHLRETIYKDGKPISQELHEEFQKAFKSLTNSKE; from the exons ATGTGGAAAGCGGCGAATGTTTCTTACACAAGATACGCCTCTGAAATGGCGGACATTTTGAGGAA GTGTTTGAAAGACCCATATTCTGACATAGCCTTGGAAAGGAGTAAAATGCATCTGCGGGAGACAATATACAAGGACGGAAAACCAATCAGTCAGG AGCTACATGAAGAATTTCAGAAGGCCTTCAAAAGTTTGACAAATAGTAAGGAATGA
- a CDS encoding GTP-binding protein TypA (putative): MNNLLKNHSVNNLLKSHNMNYILNEHNMCAAQRVTTLVDKLLKQGGEETKNERVMDHNDLEKERGITIMSKVTRIKYDDYFFNIVDTPGHSDFGGEVERVLNLIDGVCLIIDVVEGPKNQTKFVLKKSLLNPKCKIIVIMNKFDKPSNIKKKEEIENEIFDLFAELNAPDELMNYPILYASAKNGWCTDNFEDAKQNKCAHNNVLVIFKKMIEYFDSPLKLSSCSGNPSDVDAKIGSQKSITGDDANGITPSVGGSLGRDTSKDGSLVEDPSKRHPCGEDKEVEAKIMSEPFRMLVSLIDHQEGVGVTVTGKIYGGVIKKGDTIIVKNEENKVKGTCVIKNIFYMKGRKIENANFASAGDIVNISFSKGVTPSVNDTLSSEESVSSLKARPIDPPVLCLKISQNTSPLTGKDGKHITLSSIGNRLKREAAINVAIEINESEKKDSYEVKGRGELQLGILIEKLRREGYEMTISSPNVIYTKDEKGNLLEPVEEFHITIPSVISSTVIEKLNTRKAEIVDIINDDNDNTFIKCICPSRNFFGMRSYLRDVSKGTSIINSELREYKKKQASYRSDRNGVIISSSNGTTTAFSLDPIQLKGNLFVSENYPTYEGMIIGEHFLSNDIEMNAVKVKPVQHLRNKGHEETIRINHKNVTIEYALSFIQDDEEIEVTPKRIVMRKKILNTEQRKTANRKAKNG; this comes from the exons ATGAATAACCTCCTAAAAAACCACAGTGTGAATAACCTCCTGAAGAGCCATAATATGAATTACATCCTGAATGAGCACAACATGTGTGCTGCTCAGAGGGTG ACAACCCTAGTGGATAAGCTACTAAaacaagggggagaagaaacaaaGAACGAAAGAGTAATGGATCATAATGatttagaaaaagaaagaggcaTTACTATCATGTCCAAAGTGAcaagaataaaatatgatgattatttttttaacatcgTTGACACGCCGGGTCATTCAGATTTTGGTGGAGAAGTTGAACGGGTGCTAAATCTCATTGATGGGGTGTGCTTAATTATTGACGTAGTTGAAGGGCCAAAGAACCAAACCAAATTTGTCCTAAAGAAATCGCTGCTAAATCCAAAGTGCAAAATTATTGTCATTATGAATAAGTTTGATAAACCtagtaatataaaaaaaaaagaagaaattgaaaatgaaatatttgatCTTTTTGCTGAATTAAATGCTCCAGACGAATTGATGAATTACCCGATTCTTTATGCCTCTGCGAAGAATGGGTGGTGTACGGACAACTTCGAGGACGCCAAGCAGAATAAGTGTGCACATAATAACGTACTagtcatatttaaaaaaatgatagaaTATTTTGATTCCCCCTTGAAGTTATCCTCGTGTAGTGGAAACCCCTCAGATGTTGACGCAAAAATAGGGTCACAGAAGAGTATCACAGGGGATGATGCAAATGGTATAACTCCTTCAGTTGGGGGGTCGTTGGGAAGAGATACTTCGAAGGATGGCAGTCTCGTTGAGGACCCTTCCAAACGCCACCCCTGTGGGGAGGACAAAGAAGTGGAAGCGAAAATAATGAGCGAGCCGTTCAGAATGCTAGTCAGTCTTATAGACCACCAAGAAGGGGTAGGCGTCACAGTGACGGGAAAAATATACGGAGGGGttatcaaaaaaggagacacGATTATTGTGAagaatgaggaaaataaagtaaaaggAACATGTGTAATTAAGAACATCTTCTACATGAAAGGacgaaaaatagaaaatgcTAATTTCGCCAGTGCAGGagatattgtaaatatttccttttcgaagGGAGTTACCCCATCAGTTAACGATACATTGTCATCCGAAGAATCCGTATCAAGTTTGAAGGCGAGACCAATTGATCCTCCTGTTCTCTgcttaaaaatttcacaaaataCAAGTCCGTTAACAGGAAAGGATGGAAAACATATAACTCTCTCCTCCATAGGTAACAGACTTAAAAGAGAAGCAGCAATAAATGTGGCTATCGAAATTAACGagtcggaaaaaaaagatagctATGAAGTGAAAGGAAGAGGAGAATTACAATTAGGCATTCTTATCGAAAAGTTGAGGAGAGAAGGATACGAAATGACCATATCATCTCCAAATGTTATTTACAcaaaagatgaaaaaggaaacttACTAGAACCAGTAGAAGAATTTCACATTACCATACCATCTGTAATTAGCTCCACtgttattgaaaaattaaatacaaGGAAGGCAGAAATTGTAGACATTATAAATGACGATAATGATAATACTTTTATTAAGTGTATTTGTCCCTCgaggaatttttttggtATGAGATCTTACCTTCGTGATGTTAGCAAAGGGACATCCATAATTAACTCAGAATTGagagaatataaaaaaaaacaagcgtCCTACAGAAGTGACAGAAATGGGGTAATAATATCCTCGTCCAATGGAACAACCACTGCCTTTTCGCTAGATCCCATTCAGTTAAAgggaaatttatttgttagTGAAAATTACCCAACTTATGAAGGCATGATCATCGGAGAGCACTTCCTAAGCAATGATATTGAAATGAACGCTGTGAAAGTTAAGCCCGTACAACACCTGAGGAATAAGGGCCATGAGGAAACCATAAGGATAAATCACAAAAATGTCACTATTGAGTATGCCCTTTCGTTTATTCAAGACGACGAAGAAATAGAAGTTACTCCAAAAAGGATCGTCATGCGGAAAAAAATCTTAAACACGGAGCAGAGAAAAACAGCAAACAGGAAGGCCAAAAATGGTTAA
- a CDS encoding hypothetical protein (putative), whose translation MIAKRYSFLLVQKNYAHKFASPDCPNLINIKKVIYEKLKPICFHIKQDYTMGHHVHDMHFYGILCSPLFENKSYKDMNMMVEKLMSEINLSGRVKLHCQPPSRFNKMRKHVRWRWNLEK comes from the coding sequence ATGATTGCAAAAAGGTATAGCTTCCTCTTGGTACAGAAAAATTACGCACACAAATTTGCGTCCCCAGATTGTCCCAATTTGAtcaatattaaaaaagtgatatacgaaaaattgaaaccAATATGCTTTCACATTAAACAGGATTATACCATGGGGCATCATGTCCACGACATGCATTTTTACGGAATTTTATGCTCTCCTttgtttgaaaataaaagctaCAAAGATATGAACATGATGGTAGAGAAGCTAATGAGCGAAATTAACTTATCGGGGAGAGTAAAATTACATTGCCAACCTCCTTCAAGATTTAATAAGATGAGAAAACATGTACGATGGAGGTGGAACTTGGAGAAG
- a CDS encoding transporter (putative), whose product MKFLKVEEFFAKPKQDEGGKNVLLITVNLLLLFSMFLYGINYILMKYFIMIKGSIYVFIILRTVLTIPLMIYMYTSKQSEPNKKKLLHGVGENDGVDEQDGQIDLELSKVGDENEKKKIPKVIKMMIIKKKKKTGKTVRMGKLTITCKMQMEKNNDDGTDEYSSNKHETCVNIENTCSNYFSRLLKNDEKLIPKIAYMPILILSITGALRQVIVIIALQYTDSHNVAIIQPTIPIFTALMSYYLKIEKMNYLTCLSIFLSFFGLAITAEVWNMGSFDFGFLLLLTVPVTKGLQVIYINIATRYVSNDIIQFSQMAVLFLITLPFGILGEMFINENYNVIGEIYNVTTNQFLCILYSTLAIIFLCWKIQIIALNYLTPVTVSLYQSFQPCFTFVLARLFLNETINYNKYIGTIFIVLSLLLYQYGCTKCSKA is encoded by the coding sequence ATGAAATTTCTAAAAgttgaagaattttttgccAAGCCCAAGCAAGatgaaggggggaagaacgtGCTGCTGATAACCGTAAATTTGCTTCTGTTATTTTCCATGTTTCTGTATGGCATAAATTACATACtgatgaaatattttattatgataaagGGATCCATCTAcgtgttcataattttgagGACAGTCTTAACCATCCCACTAATGATTTACATGTACACGTCGAAGCAGTCGGAaccgaacaaaaaaaaattactccaTGGGGTAGGTGAAAATGATGGTGTAGATGAGCAGGATGGTCAGATAGACTTGGAGTTGTCAAAAGTTGGagacgaaaatgaaaaaaaaaaaattccaaaggtgataaaaatgatgataataaaaaaaaaaaaaaaaacgggaaagaCAGTAAGGATGGGAAAATTGACGATAACATGCAAAATgcagatggaaaaaaataatgatgatGGTACGGATGAGTACAGCAGTAACAAGCACGAAACATGTGTTAATATAGAAAATACAtgttcaaattattttagtagattactaaaaaatgatgaaaaattaattcctaAGATAGCCTACATGCCAATACTTATCCTATCCATTACGGGAGCTTTGAGACAGGTCATTGTCATAATCGCCTTACAGTATACCGATTCTCATAATGTGGCTATTATTCAGCCGACaatccccatttttacagcCCTAATGTCATATTATTTGAAGATTGAAAAGATGAATTATTTAACTTgcttgtctatttttttgtctttttttggGTTGGCCATAACTGCGGAAGTGTGGAATATGGGTTCGTTCGATTTTGGCTTTCTCCTATTATTAACCGTGCCCGTTACCAAGGGGCTGCAagtgatatatataaatattgccACTAGATACGTAAGTAATGATATCATTcaattttcccaaatggcTGTTTTGTTCTTGATAACCCTTCCATTTGGCATTCTCGGAGAAATGTtcattaatgaaaattacaatgtGATTGGCGAGATATACAATGTGACGACTAATCagtttttgtgcattttataTTCGACCCTTGCCATTATTTTTCTGTGTTGGAAAATTCAAATCATCGCTTTGAATTACCTTACCCCTGTAACCGTTTCTCTGTATCAGTCCTTTCAGCCTTGCTTCACCTTCGTTTTGGCCAGGCTCTTTCTCAACGAGACCATCAATTATAATAAGTACATCGGCACCATTTTTATTGTCCTCTCGCTGCTGCTTTATCAATATGGTTGCACAAAGTGCTCCAAGGCGTA
- a CDS encoding cation diffusion facilitator transporter domain containing protein (putative) translates to MDSSLLENGLNMNFIDRMSHLYDSSQKKATKKLIIASIICIIFMIIEIVAAIIANSLSLMTDASHLFCDLLSFALNLFSIYVSTFEGNVDMSFGYHRAEIIGALFSIFFIWALSAYILYSAVFRLFEVQTVDGYIMFVTAFVSTLANIFIAFVLKVHTHGFEFIGQRRCSHSDDANEHDHHKKEWGNNASCSAKNGKYKNINSDIVIADDDDAAAHAAACNKNNISIGKINTSSCSYVAFDYYENVNQINIDNHHKGDSRAAGGTGGGEGTTTGKKDSKNTHHALLDPASNDFLHNNQIGNDEDVQKDDDTFKVGINEYANKSNGTKDMSKKKKIRI, encoded by the coding sequence ATGGATAGCTCTTTGCTGGAAAATGGACTAAACATGAATTTTATCGACAGGATGTCTCACTTGTATGACAGCTCTCAAAAGAAGGCCACGAAGAAATTAATCATAGCAagtataatatgtataatatttatgataATAGAAATAGTGGCAGCTATTATTGCGAATTCCTTGTCCTTAATGACTGATGCCTCCCATCTATTTTGCGACTTACTATCCTTTGccttaaatttattttctatttatGTTTCCACATTTGAGGGGAATGTAGATATGTCTTTTGGGTACCACCGGGCGGAAATAATAGGAGccttattttccattttttttatatgggCTCTATCTGCCTACATATTGTACAGTGCTGTGTTTCGATTATTTGAAGTTCAGACCGTGGATGGATACATCATGTTTGTGACAGCTTTTGTAAGTACGCTAGCGAATATATTCATTGCCTTCGTACTTAAGGTGCACACACATGGATTTGAATTTATTGGACAACGTAGATGCAGTCATAGTGATGATGCGAATGAGCATGATcatcacaaaaaggaatgggGGAATAATGCTAGTTGctctgcaaaaaatggaaaatacaaaaatataaatagtgATATCGTTATAGCAGATGACGATGATGCTGCTGCTCATGCTGCGGCATGTAACAAGAATAATATTTCCATCGGGAAAATTAACACCAGTTCATGCAGCTACGTCGCTTTTGATTACTATGAAAACGTGAACCAAATTAATATAGATAATCACCATAAAGGAGATTCAAGGGCTGCAGGAGGAACAGGTGGTGGTGAAGGAACAACTACAGGGAAGAAGGATTCTAAAAATACACACCATGCACTGCTAGACCCAGCATCGAATGATTTCCTTCATAATAATCAAATTGGGAATGATGAAGATGTACAAAAGGACGATGATACTTTTAAAGTAGGGATTAATGAATACGCCAATAAAAGCAATGGAACAAAAGAcatgagtaaaaaaaaaaaaattcgcata
- a CDS encoding FAD binding domain containing protein (putative) has product MKARKTFVLVIGGGPTGITTGMYLQKHRIPHILIEKDKHIEKVPKAHYYNNQTMEAWRGIFHLDKCFLNETEDISLWKTFQYGLSLNKDKTLCKYDNFRDKYMYRNTYYEDISPSKVTHLSQYKLLGILYSYYFSQIKCDPRQKRAFLKNIRLKFSTHRLLRYICGHSRLGEETDQAVGADKAIDKGASEGTDKDVTGEALCEEAVYKNYFAYDPSEFLIGYEFVNFGNIPEGGNSCHLGGVVTRVRNLHNNEEEVILSNYVFVCEGGKSSIKKSLRINDENRKDYMKFINIHFQSLRLSDIVKCNPSMLYFLFSEYIGVLVSHNYKQGDFVLHIPYITEREAEIYNHRSKCLEMINKLTDFELQDVCIHNVYKWTMHSSIASTFIDKKTKRIVLLGDAAHKLPPSGGFGLNLGIGDVINMVWKTIRIYKLKKKKFLDNIRKVPEFSSAHRDETPESDAETALFLGLNKLTLPFNMLNRLEKKQIENYIESYNIERKLVANYTIHHAVRNYEKGNNVPSLLGYNHNCFVRYVSSCRVNSIQRSLLFYYLLANAKGLLRFINNLPYIFEFNRARAEYFVQNERKNILSLLYPGVDFGYSYIDTMCNVGEVEEEADLGRGEKGGDTHAAAGNPSERGDFGELGEREESGQRYDGHQDKQHHKQHHKQQHKQQHKQQHKQQHKQQHKQQHKQQQHSDEGGAPPKYNIFEKQNEKVPKLKICKNIYDHQMSNVVGAKIPHFNLYTFDAKCIYKISTVDLPIFNNPSLSVLIILFNDTTLNDMTHFLDAHNIPRDKFSFCLWDSNVVVSKNAEDQSVRILKRNDSAMVDNDDSSGMSVTLSDYVLFPKCDYNLVGDARNVQHIHMDVKEYNVSYVFTADIIRDLFFDTLMLKSDNSFVILRPDRHIISVGEGNWADHLRDVNELYI; this is encoded by the exons ATGAAGGCCAGGAAAACCTTCGTGCTAGTCATCGGGGGGGGTCCCACGGGGATCACGACGGGGATGTACCTACAGAAGCACAGAATACCACACATACTAATTGAGAAAGATAAACACATCGAAAAGGTACCCAAAGCGCACTATTACAACAACCAAACGATGGAAGCATGGAGAGGGATCTTCCATCTAGATAAGTGTTTCCTAAACGAAACGGAGGACATCAGCTTGTGGAAAACCTTTCAATATGGATTAAGTTTGAACAAGGACAAAACCTTGTGCAAGTATGATAACTTTAGGGATAAATACATGTATAGGAATACGTACTATGAGGACATTAGCCCTTCCAAGGTCACCCATTTGTCACAGTACAAACTGTTGGGTATCCTCTACAGCTACTATTTCAGCCAAATCAAATGTGACCCCCGTCAAAAGAgggcatttttaaaaaacataaggtTGAAGTTTTCCACGCACCGATTGTTGAGGTACATTTGTGGCCACAGTAGGTTGGGAGAAGAGACAGACCAAGCGGTAGGCGCGGACAAAGCGATAGATAAGGGAGCATCTGAGGGGACGGATAAAGACGTCACAGGAGAAGCACTTTGTGAAGAAGcagtttataaaaattatttcgcCTACGACCCGTCCGAATTCCTGATAGGATACGAATTTGTCAATTTCGGGAACATCCCAGAGGGGGGGAATTCTTGCCATCTCGGG GGCGTTGTGACTCGAGTTAGGAATCTACACAacaacgaagaagaagtgatCCTAAGTAACTACGTTTTCGTGtgtgaggggggaaaaagtagcataaaaaaaagcctaAGGATAAATGACGAAAATAGGAAGGACTACatgaaatttataaatatccACTTTCAGTCTTTGCGTCTGAGCGATATAGTCAAGTGCAACCCATCCATgttgtactttttatttagcGAATACATAGGGGTGTTAGTTTCACACAATTACAAACAGGGAGACTTCGTTTTACACATCCCGTACATAACGGAGAGGGAAGCAGAAATTTATAACCACAGAAGTAAGTGCCTAGAAATGATAAACAAGCTGACTGATTTCGAGCTGCAGGATGTGTGTATTCATAATGTGTATAAATGGACCATGCATAGCTCCATTGCTTCCACATTTATCGACAAAAAAACCAAGAGGATTGTGTTGCTGGGGGATGCGGCTCACAAATTGCCCCCGTCAGGAGGGTTTGGTTTAAACTTAGGAATTGGCGATGTGATAAACATGGTGTGGAAAACTATTCGAATttataagttaaaaaaaaaaaaatttcttgaCAACATAAGGAAGGTGCCCGAGTTCAGTAGTGCCCACCGAGATGAAACCCCCGAATCGGATGCGGAGACTGCCCTGTTCCTTGGACTTAACAAATTAACTCTCCCTTTTAACATGTTGAACagattggaaaaaaaacaaatagagAATTACATCGAGTCGTATAATATTGAGAGGAAGTTGGTGGCTAATTACACCATACACCATGCTGTTAGAAAttacgaaaaaggaaataacgTACCAAGTTTGCTAGGATATAATCACAACTGTTTTGTAAGATATGTAAGCTCCTGTAGGGTTAACTCCATTCAGAGGTCACTCTTGTTTTATTACCTACTTGCAAATGCTAAAGGACTCTTAAGATTTATTAACAACCTTCCCTACATTTTCGAATTCAATCGAGCACGAGCAGaatattttgttcaaaatgagCGGAAGAATATTCTCTCTTTGCTGTACCCTGGTGTGGACTTCGGCTATTCTTACATAGATACCATGTGCAATGTTGGAGAGGTGGAAGAGGAGGCCGATCTggggaggggagaaaaagggggagacaCACATGCTGCCGCAGGCAATCCCAGTGAGCGCGGCGATTTTGGCGAACTTGGCGAACGTGAAGAGAGTGGGCAACGGTACGATGGGCATCAGGACAAGCAGCACCACAAGCAGCACCACAAGCAGCAGCACAAACAGCAGCACAAACAGCAGCACAAACAGCAGCACAAACAGCAGCACAAACAGCAGCACAAACAGCAGCAGCACAGTGACGAGGGTGGCGCCCCCCCAAAGTACAACATTTTCGAAAAGCAGAATGAAAAGGTACCCAAAttgaaaatatgcaaaaatatatacgatCACCAAATGAGCAACGTAGTGGGGGCCAAAATCCCCCATTTTAATCTGTATACATTTGACGCGAAAtgtatttacaaaatatcgACAGTGGATCTACCCATATTTAACAACCCGTCGTTATCCGTTTTAATCATCCTATTTAATGATACAACTTTAAATGACATGACCCACTTTTTGGACGCACATAATATACCAAGGGATAAATTTTCCTTCTGCTTATGGGACTCCAACGTTGTGGTAAGCAAAAATGCGGAGGACCAATCCGTTCGAATTTTAAAACGGAACGATTCTGCGATGGTAGATAATGATGACTCCTCTGGTATGAGTGTAACTTTAAGTGACTATGTCCTCTTTCCAAAATGCGATTATAATTTAGTGGGAGACGCCAGAAATGTGCAGCATATACACATGGATGTGAAGGAGTACAACGTGAGCTACGTGTTCACGGCGGACATAATACGGGACTTGTTTTTTGATACCCTCATGTTGAAGTCGGATAATTCATTCGTAATTTTAAGACCCGATCGGCATATCATATCGGTTGGGGAAGGCAACTGGGCGGATCACCTACGGGATGTGAACGAGCTGTACATTTGA